The DNA sequence GGCACGGTGCCGGTCGGGAAGCTGGCGGAGCTGCTGGAGCGGCAGCGCGGGCTGATGGGGCCGGAGCAGGCCAAGGAGTTCATCGCCGTCGACCACCTCTTCCACGCGACCATGGTCGCCGCGGTGGGCAATGAACTCCTCAACCGGCACTACGACGGACTGCGCAGTCGGCAGATCCGGGCGGGCGTGGTGGCCCTGTTCAACCAGACCGGCCGCCAGGAGGCGGTGCTGGTGGAGCACCAGGCGATCCTGGACGCGGTGGCCTCCGGCGACGTGGCGGCGGCGCGGGCCGCGATCAGCTGCCATCTGGAGACCACGCTGAAGGTGCTGCTCGCCGGGTGAGTCAGCGCCCGGCCGTCACCTCCGGATAGGTGATCACCAGCATGGTGACGCCCTCCTCGGAGACCCAGGGGCCGTGGGGCATCCCCGGTGGCCGGCAGGTGTAGAAGCCGCGGGAGAAGGTCTTCTCCAGCGTCAGATCGCGCATGCTGCCCTCGAGGAGATAGACCTCCTCCCAGCCGTCGTGGCGGACGACCCCGGACGGGGAGGTGTCCGTCCCCGGCTCCCAGCGCACCAGGGCGGTGGTGTGGGTGCCGCTCCCGTCCACGGCCAGGATCTGTTCGCTGACCCCGGGGACCGCGCCCGGCGGCCGTCGCCAGGGCGCGGAGGGCAGGTGGAACTCGAGTTCGGGTTTGGCCCCGCCGGTGCCGCTCATGGCCGTACGCCCAGCCTGCGGTTGTCCAGGACGGCCACGCTGCGCCGTACGGCGGTGACCTCCTCGGTGTCCACCTCCCCGACCAGCAGTCCCGGCCCCGCGTCCAGCCGCTCCCGTACGGTGCCGTCCGGGCCGATCAGGGCGCTGTGGCCGATACCGGTGGGGGCGGAGGTCGTGGTGGTCCGGCCGGACGCCGCCGGGTCGGCCTGGCCCACGGCGGCCAGCCATACGGTGGCGTCGAGTGCCCGCGCCCGGGTCAGCAGTTCCCATTGCTCGCGCTTACCGGGTCCCGCGCCCCAGGAGGCGGGCAGCACGGAGAGCACCGCACCCGCGTCGGCATGCGCCCGGAAGAGCTCGGGGAACCGTACGTCATAGCAGGTGGCCAGGCCGATCCGGACCCCGTCGAGGTCGAAGGTCACCACCTCCGAGCCCGGGGCCACCGTCTTGGACTCGGCGAAGCCGAAGGCGTCATACAGATGGATCTTGTCGTAGGAGGTCTCCACTCCCGGGCCGGTGGCCAGCAGGGTGTTGGTCACCCGGCCGTCCGGCGCCGGGGTGAACATCCCGGCCACGACCACCAGCCCGGCATCCTTCGCGATCTGCCGGACCTCGGTGGCCCAGGGGCCGTCCAGCGGTTCGGCGACCGGTTTCAGCGGGATGCCGAAGCAGGCCATCGCCGCTTCGGGGAACACCACCAGACGGGCGCCGGCCTCCGCCGCGCGGTCCGTCTGCTCGCGCAGGAGGGCCAGGTTCTGCTCCGGCTCCGGACCGGTGGTGATCTGGCTCAGTGCGATGCGCATCAGGGGTGCGGCCTCTCTTCCATGGGTTGTTGGGTCCACTATGCGCCGTCCGGCGCCACGTGGCGGAGATCGAGTTCCGCCCCGGCCGGGCCGGTCGCCCGGCCCGGCCCGGCTTCAGCCGACCGTGGCGGAGGGGCGGTCCCCGGCCGGCAGCGGCTCCGGTTCCTCCCGCTGAGCACCGGACGCGTCGCGGCCCAGACACAGTCCGACGACAGTGACGGCGGCCGTGACGGCGATGTAGAGCGCCAGCGGCACCCATGCGTGATAGGTCCCGAGCAGCGTGGTGAAGAGCAGCGGCGCGATCGCACCGCCGATGATCCCGGCCAGGGTGTAGGCGAGCGAGGAGCCGGTGTAGCGCAGCCGCGGGGAGAACTGCTCGGCGATGAAGGCCGCCTGCGGCCCGTACATCAGCGAGTGGATCACCAGCGCGCCGATGACCCCGAGGGTGAGCAGCGCCCAATTGCCACCGGCGACCAGGGGGAAGAACAGGAACGGCCAGACACCGGCGGCCACGGCGGCGCCCCCGTACAGCAGCCGCCGGTTGACGCGGTCCGAGAGCGCCCCGGCCAGGGGGATGAGCACGATCTGCAACGAGGAGCCGATCAGCACGGCGGTCAGCGCCGACCCCCGTGACATGCCGAGTTCCTCGGTGGCGTAGGTGAGGACGAAGACGGTGAACATCGCGTACAGCACATCGGGGGCGACCCGGCTGAGGATCGCGGCGGTCAGCGCCCTCGGCTGGGTGGTGAACACCTCGCGCAGCGGTGCCTCCGGCCGGTCCTGCGCGGCCTCCATGGCCTTGAAGACCGGCGTTTCCTCCAGCTTGGCGCGGATCCACAGGCCGAACACCACCAGGGCGCCGGAGAGCAGGAACGCCACCCGCCAGCCCCAGCTGATGAACTGGTCTTCCGTCAGCGCCGCGCCCAGCCCGGCCAGGACGCCGTTGGCCAGCAGATTGCCCGCCGGGGGGCCGATCTGTGCGGCGGAGGCGTAGAAGCCGCGCCGCCGCGGATCGCCGAACTCGCTGGACAGCAGCACCGCACCGCCCCACTCACCGCCGACGCCGACGCCCTGCGCGAAGCGCAGCAGCACCAGCGCGGCCGGGGCCGCGACGCCGACCGTGGCGTAGGTGGGGAGCAGCCCGATCAGCAGTGTGGCGGCCCCGATGAGCACGAGCGTCGCGATGAGCACCTTCTTGCGGCCGATGACATCGCCGAGCCGGCCGAAGACGAAGCCGCCCAGCGGCCGGGAGACATAGCCGACGGCGTAGGTGGAGAACGCGAGCAGGGTGCCGGTGAAGGGGTCCTTGGAGGGGAAGAAGAGGTCGCCGAAGACCAGCGCCGCGGCGGCGGAGTAGACGGCGAAGTCGTACCACTCCAGGGCGGTGCCGGTGAGGCTGGCGACGAAGGCGCGGCGAACCCCGGACCGGTCGGCCCGGGGCGGCGGTGCGCTGGATGCGGTGTGCTGCATGTTCCGTCCTCGAGGTGGTGCGTGAGGTTGACGGGGGTGGTGCGGTGAGGGGCCAGGGTAAGCGCTCGACCTTCCGGCATACTTGTTGTATACCAAGCGTATGCGCAACCCCTCTGGAGGAAGTTAACCGCTTCGAAACCGCGGAAACCGCGGAAACCGCGGAAACCGTAGAAATCGCACTCGAATCCACACACAGCAACCGCACATCGCCCCACCGCGCCCTTGGAGAGCACCACCCATGACCACGCAGCCGTCGCAGCCCTCACAGCCCGCCCAGCCCTCGCTCACCTTCGAGCTCCCCGATGGCTCCCTCCAGCAGGTGCGGGTCACCCAGGTGCTCAACGCGGGCTACGCCGGACGCAGCCAGGAGGACGTGGCCGCCCATGTCGCCGAGCTCGCCGAGCTGGGCGTGCCCGCACCCTCCGTGACGCCCGCCCTCTACCCGGTCTCCCCCTACCTCGCCCAGCAGACCGGCCGGGTCAGCGTCCAGCACGCCCGCACCTCGGGCGAGGCCGAGTGGGCGCTGGTCGTGGCCGCGGACGGGGAGCTGCTGCTGACGGCCGCCTGCGACCACACCGACCGGGCCCTGGAGGTCCACGGCGTGGCCTGGAGCAAGAACGCGGCCCCCGATGTGCTCGCCGCCCGCGCCTGGCGGCTGGCCGATGTGGCACCCCGCCTCGACGATCTGACCCTCCGCGCCTGGGTCACCCACGACGGCACCGAGACGGAGGTGCAGAGCGGCACCCTGGCCGAGCTGCTGCCCCCCGCCTACTGGGTCGAGGTGCTGCGCGAACGCGGTGACCTGGTGCCCGGGACCGTGCTGATCTCCGGCACCATCCCGATGGCCGAGGGCGTGGACCAGTTCGCCGAGCGGTGGCGGGTGGAGCTGGGCGACCCGGCCACCGGCGAGACCATCGAATGCGCCTACGACGTGGTCCCGCTGCCCGAGCCGATCGGCTGAGACCGGCCGCACCCGGATCGTCCGGGGCCGGCCGCACCCGGATCATCCCGGACCGGCCGCACCCGAATCGCCCGGGACCGGCCGCACCAAGGCCGTCCGCCGTACGCCCCTCGGGGTCGTACGGCGGGCGGCCTTCGCCGATGTGCGGCGGTGGGGTGGTTCAGCGTCCGGTCAGGTCTCCCTGCCCTTCCGCATCACCATGCCGGCTGCGATCAGCCCGAACAGGCAGGTGATAGCGCCGACGACGACATTGTTCACGATCATCCCGGCATCAGGACCCCGGGCGACCACCCAGGGGGAGATGATCATCCACACACCGATCGCGGACATGGCCCAGCACAGGCTGTACATCCTCCTCGGTGCCGTGGTGAGTCCGAGCCCCAGCAGGGCGACGGTGACACCGAGAATGAGGTTGTTGACCATGAGGTTGGGGCTAGTGCCCGAGAAGTGCACCACCCATGGAGAGATGGCGAAGTACAGACCGGCGAGAAGCACCGGCCCGTCGAGGAAGACAACGTCCCGCGCGTCCATCATGCGGGCGTAGCGCTCCCGCATCTCGGACACGTCGGGGTGGCCCGTAAGATCACCTCTCGCGCGTGAGACGTCGGCCATTCGACTCGCCTCCTTCGATCCATGCAAGTCTGACCGCGCAGTGCGGTAAAAACACCGCACCACCATTGTGCGCCTCGCCTTGGTTTATAGGTAGATGTCGGATTCGTGGTCGATGGCGTACGGTTCGCCATCGGCCGCCGTACGGGCACGCGCACAGGAGGCAGGGGAGGGGGCGAGGCCCGTGGAGCGGTACGGCGAACAGCCGGAACCCGTGGTCGGACGCGGTGAGCTGCTGGCACGAGGGCGTGAACAGCTGGCCCGGGGCGGCAGCCTGCTGCTTCCCGGTCCCGCCGGGATCGGCAAGTCCACCGTGCTGCGGGCACTCGCCGCCGAGGGCGCGGACGGCGGGCGGCGGCTCGTGCTGCGCTGCTCACCGACCGAGTCGGAGAGTCAACTGCCGTTCCTGTCCCTCATCGATCTGCTGGGACCGGTGGCCGACGAGGCGTCCGGCGCGCTGCCCGCCGCGCAGCGCGCCGTCCTGGACGCGGCGCTCACCGGGCGGCGCGGCCCGGCCGACCACCACGACGGACTGGCGCTGCGGCTGGCCGTGCTGTCGGTGCTCCGGACGCTGGCCGGGCGGGCGCCGGTACTGCTGGTGGCCGACGATCTCCAGTGGATGGACGCGCCCAGCCGGGAGTTGCTGGCGTTCGCGGCCCGCCGGGCGGGCGGACTGCCGCTGCGGATGATCGCGGCGGTACGGACCGGCGCCCCCGGGACGGACCGCGTCGACCCGGACCCGCCGACGGACGCCGGGCACCACTCCCCGGACCACCCCCGCAGCCGCCCCCTGGACCGCTCCTTCGGCCGGCCCCTCGGCCACCTCGCAGCGGAGACGGGCGGCATCGACCACTTTCTACGCGCGTTACCCCCGCCCGCGCTCGTCCTGCCCGTCCCACCGCTCACCTATCCGCAGACGGCCGCGCTGCTCTCGGCGCGACGCCACGGAAGACCCGCGGACCTGCCCGGTTCCGTGGTCCGGGAGATCCATCGCACCAGCGCGGGCAATCCCTTCTACGCCCTCGAACTGAGCCGCGCCCTGGCCGAGTCGGGGACCCTGCCGCGCCCCTGCGACCCCCTCCCGGTGCCCACCGGGCTGCGCGCCCTGGTCCTCGACCGGCTGCGCGCCCCCGCCCCCGGCACCCGGGAGACCCTGCTGCTGGCCAGCGCCGCCGCCCGCCCCACCCTCGCGCTGCTGCGGGCGGCCGGGCGCCCGGACGCCGAGGCGGAGCTGGCCGAGGCCGCCGCGCTGGGCCTCGTGGACGGCGAGACGGAGCCGGTGGTGCGGTTCACGCATCCGCTGGTCTCCGCCACCCTGTACGCCGCCGCCGGGCCCCGCGAACGGCGCGGTGCGCACGCCGCCCTCGCCGCCGCCTCCACCGACCTCATCGAGCGGGCCCGCCATCTGGCGCTGGCCGCCCCCGGCCGCGACGAGCGGGTGGCCCGCACCCTCGCCGGGGCGGCCGCCGTGGCCCGGGAGCGCGGGGCGCCCGCGGCGGCCGCCCGGCTCGGGTTGCTCGCCGCCGACCGCACCCCGTCCGAGGCGGCACCCGCCGCCCACGCCCGGCGGCTGGTGGCGGCCGAGGACGCGCTGGTCGCGGGCGAACCGGAGGTGGCCCGCAGCATCGCGCACGAGGTGCTCGCCGAGTCCGTACGCCCCGCCGACCGGGTGCGCGCCTGGATCGCCGTGATCGACTCCGCCGGGCAGGCCATGGCGGACGTGGACGACGTCTTCCCGCAGGCGCTCGCCGACGCGGACGGCGATCCGCGGCTGCTGGCACCGCTGCACTACCAACTGTCCTGGCGGGCCCTGCTGGTCCTCGGCTCGCTGCCGCGGGCCCGTGCCGAGGCCGCCGAGGCCGCGCGGCTCGCGGCCCTCGCCGAAGACCGCCGCACCGAGCTGCTCGCGCTGTCCTTCCAGGCGCTGGCCGAGACACTGATGGGCCACCGGGACGCCGAACAGACCCTGGCCAGAGCCCTCGCCGAGCCCCAGGACCCCCATGTGGCCCGCGACCACAACGGCCCCGGTCACACCCGCTTCCGCTGCCTGCTGATGAGCGATCGGCTGGACGAGGCGCGGGCCGTCGTCGGGACGCTGGTCCGGCTGGCCGAGCGGAGCGGGGCCGTGGAGAGCCGCATCCTGTTCCTGCGCGGGCTCGCCGAGACGGAGCTGCGGGCCGGCCGCTGCGCCCACGCCCTCGAACTGGCCCACCGCAGCCTGCGGCTGGCGCGCGACGCCGGGATCGGCGAGGGCCCCGCCCTCCAGCTCACGGCGCTCGCGGAGGCGGCGGGCGGCAGCGTGGCACGCGCCCTGACGCTGGCCCAGGAGGCGGTGGACAGCGCCGAGGAGGACGGCGATCTGCTCTATCTCGCCCGCCATCTGTACGCGCTGGGCCACGCCCGGCTGGTGTGCGGCGACGCCGAGGGCGCGGTGACGGCGCTGCGGCGGGTACGGGAACTGGAGCGCGGGCAGGGCGTGATGGACCCGGCGCGCGGCCGCTGGCAGGGCGATCTGGCCGAGGCCCTGGTGGGCACCGGCCAACTCGCGGAGGCCGCCCAGGTGATCGAGTCCACCCGGGCGTCGGCGACCCGGCTGGGGCGCGGCGGGGTGCTGGCCGTGCTGGCCCGCGCGCAGGCGCTGGTGACGGCCGCGCACGGCGATCCGGGAAAGGCGGCGGGCGCGCTGCGCGCGGCGGGCGACCGACTCGGCGGGCTCGGCTACCGGGTCGAGGAGGGGCGCTGCGCACTGGCGCTGGCCCGGGTGGAGCTGGGCCGTGGGGAGGTGGCGGCGGCCCGTACCGCCCTGGAGGCGGCGGCCCGGATCTTCCGGCGCGCCCGCGCCCACCCCTGGCTGGAGCGGACGACGGCCGAACTCGCCGCCGTACCGGCCGGGTCGGCGCCGCCCGCGGCCGGTGTGACGGCGCGGCCACGGCTGTTGGACACCCTCGCCGAGACCGAGCGCCGGGTCGCCACGCTCGTCCTGGAGGGGGCGACCAACCGGGAGATCGCCGCCCGGCTGTTCATCAGCGTCAAGACCGTCGAGGCGACGCTGACGCGGGTCTATCGAAAACTGGGGATCCGATCGCGGGTCGACATCGTCAGACTCGCGACGGACGGCGGCACGTGAGGACGCGCGGCGGCCGCGAGGCCCCGGCGGCGGCACCTCAGGGCGCGATGAGGGACAAGGCGACGCGAGGGTGGCGCGACCGCACGGGTAA is a window from the Streptomyces luomodiensis genome containing:
- a CDS encoding GntR family transcriptional regulator; translated protein: MPAQSGREKAYAFLKETVLTDPDMQGRFLTEQEIADRIGISRTPIREALLLLAAEDLVQLVPKRGAHIAPLSGREITELMELRGIVERHAAEQTIEAGTVPVGKLAELLERQRGLMGPEQAKEFIAVDHLFHATMVAAVGNELLNRHYDGLRSRQIRAGVVALFNQTGRQEAVLVEHQAILDAVASGDVAAARAAISCHLETTLKVLLAG
- a CDS encoding cupin domain-containing protein encodes the protein MSGTGGAKPELEFHLPSAPWRRPPGAVPGVSEQILAVDGSGTHTTALVRWEPGTDTSPSGVVRHDGWEEVYLLEGSMRDLTLEKTFSRGFYTCRPPGMPHGPWVSEEGVTMLVITYPEVTAGR
- a CDS encoding carbon-nitrogen hydrolase family protein yields the protein MRIALSQITTGPEPEQNLALLREQTDRAAEAGARLVVFPEAAMACFGIPLKPVAEPLDGPWATEVRQIAKDAGLVVVAGMFTPAPDGRVTNTLLATGPGVETSYDKIHLYDAFGFAESKTVAPGSEVVTFDLDGVRIGLATCYDVRFPELFRAHADAGAVLSVLPASWGAGPGKREQWELLTRARALDATVWLAAVGQADPAASGRTTTTSAPTGIGHSALIGPDGTVRERLDAGPGLLVGEVDTEEVTAVRRSVAVLDNRRLGVRP
- a CDS encoding MFS transporter yields the protein MQHTASSAPPPRADRSGVRRAFVASLTGTALEWYDFAVYSAAAALVFGDLFFPSKDPFTGTLLAFSTYAVGYVSRPLGGFVFGRLGDVIGRKKVLIATLVLIGAATLLIGLLPTYATVGVAAPAALVLLRFAQGVGVGGEWGGAVLLSSEFGDPRRRGFYASAAQIGPPAGNLLANGVLAGLGAALTEDQFISWGWRVAFLLSGALVVFGLWIRAKLEETPVFKAMEAAQDRPEAPLREVFTTQPRALTAAILSRVAPDVLYAMFTVFVLTYATEELGMSRGSALTAVLIGSSLQIVLIPLAGALSDRVNRRLLYGGAAVAAGVWPFLFFPLVAGGNWALLTLGVIGALVIHSLMYGPQAAFIAEQFSPRLRYTGSSLAYTLAGIIGGAIAPLLFTTLLGTYHAWVPLALYIAVTAAVTVVGLCLGRDASGAQREEPEPLPAGDRPSATVG
- a CDS encoding DUF2848 domain-containing protein — translated: MTTQPSQPSQPAQPSLTFELPDGSLQQVRVTQVLNAGYAGRSQEDVAAHVAELAELGVPAPSVTPALYPVSPYLAQQTGRVSVQHARTSGEAEWALVVAADGELLLTAACDHTDRALEVHGVAWSKNAAPDVLAARAWRLADVAPRLDDLTLRAWVTHDGTETEVQSGTLAELLPPAYWVEVLRERGDLVPGTVLISGTIPMAEGVDQFAERWRVELGDPATGETIECAYDVVPLPEPIG
- a CDS encoding SPW repeat protein, yielding MADVSRARGDLTGHPDVSEMRERYARMMDARDVVFLDGPVLLAGLYFAISPWVVHFSGTSPNLMVNNLILGVTVALLGLGLTTAPRRMYSLCWAMSAIGVWMIISPWVVARGPDAGMIVNNVVVGAITCLFGLIAAGMVMRKGRET
- a CDS encoding AAA family ATPase; translated protein: MAYGSPSAAVRARAQEAGEGARPVERYGEQPEPVVGRGELLARGREQLARGGSLLLPGPAGIGKSTVLRALAAEGADGGRRLVLRCSPTESESQLPFLSLIDLLGPVADEASGALPAAQRAVLDAALTGRRGPADHHDGLALRLAVLSVLRTLAGRAPVLLVADDLQWMDAPSRELLAFAARRAGGLPLRMIAAVRTGAPGTDRVDPDPPTDAGHHSPDHPRSRPLDRSFGRPLGHLAAETGGIDHFLRALPPPALVLPVPPLTYPQTAALLSARRHGRPADLPGSVVREIHRTSAGNPFYALELSRALAESGTLPRPCDPLPVPTGLRALVLDRLRAPAPGTRETLLLASAAARPTLALLRAAGRPDAEAELAEAAALGLVDGETEPVVRFTHPLVSATLYAAAGPRERRGAHAALAAASTDLIERARHLALAAPGRDERVARTLAGAAAVARERGAPAAAARLGLLAADRTPSEAAPAAHARRLVAAEDALVAGEPEVARSIAHEVLAESVRPADRVRAWIAVIDSAGQAMADVDDVFPQALADADGDPRLLAPLHYQLSWRALLVLGSLPRARAEAAEAARLAALAEDRRTELLALSFQALAETLMGHRDAEQTLARALAEPQDPHVARDHNGPGHTRFRCLLMSDRLDEARAVVGTLVRLAERSGAVESRILFLRGLAETELRAGRCAHALELAHRSLRLARDAGIGEGPALQLTALAEAAGGSVARALTLAQEAVDSAEEDGDLLYLARHLYALGHARLVCGDAEGAVTALRRVRELERGQGVMDPARGRWQGDLAEALVGTGQLAEAAQVIESTRASATRLGRGGVLAVLARAQALVTAAHGDPGKAAGALRAAGDRLGGLGYRVEEGRCALALARVELGRGEVAAARTALEAAARIFRRARAHPWLERTTAELAAVPAGSAPPAAGVTARPRLLDTLAETERRVATLVLEGATNREIAARLFISVKTVEATLTRVYRKLGIRSRVDIVRLATDGGT